A window of Syntrophorhabdaceae bacterium contains these coding sequences:
- a CDS encoding cytochrome c3 family protein yields the protein MKRIAFFLVVMMAFICFVAIPLLAQTKKQPAKVASKKGTCISCHKDIQTILPKSHKPVTGDTIGACIPCHKPDLSGKAEPKPYASMLHRPHVGEGSKVDCMICHTYQRNIFGISGTKVNLGKIEKEDLDAMKGIFSSWAQSKNMDAIHGKANMMCSACHNNKLTTKGDTVENERCLSCHGPLEALQKRSEPKDFPDRNPHNSHLGDIACTVCHHAHKPSTVYCLGCHGNFKMKIPGS from the coding sequence ATGAAAAGAATTGCATTTTTTCTGGTAGTAATGATGGCTTTTATTTGTTTTGTTGCTATCCCACTTTTAGCACAGACAAAGAAACAGCCTGCAAAGGTGGCATCAAAAAAGGGAACCTGCATCTCCTGCCACAAAGACATTCAGACCATACTCCCAAAATCCCATAAACCAGTAACAGGAGATACAATAGGAGCTTGTATACCGTGCCATAAACCAGACCTATCTGGAAAGGCAGAGCCAAAACCTTATGCGTCTATGCTTCATAGACCCCATGTGGGTGAAGGTTCAAAGGTTGATTGTATGATATGCCATACATATCAAAGAAACATATTTGGCATATCTGGAACTAAGGTCAATTTAGGTAAGATAGAAAAAGAGGACCTTGATGCCATGAAGGGCATCTTTTCATCGTGGGCACAGTCAAAAAATATGGATGCTATCCACGGTAAGGCAAATATGATGTGTAGTGCCTGTCATAATAATAAACTAACAACAAAAGGTGATACTGTAGAGAATGAACGATGTCTAAGTTGTCATGGACCATTAGAGGCACTGCAGAAAAGGAGCGAACCAAAGGATTTCCCTGATAGAAACCCTCATAATTCTCATCTTGGGGATATAGCCTGCACTGTATGCCATCATGCCCATAAGCCTTCCACTGTATACTGTCTTGGGTGTCATGGAAACTTCAAGATGAAGATACCGGGTAGCTGA
- a CDS encoding YicC family protein, which translates to MIKSMTGFSKIEQEFPEGRFYGEARSLNNRYMEINLRLPKTDNAFEQRLREVVKRYVKRGKVDISIRWERPESDIASLKINENAVQQYLNMARYLKERFCISGELKIENIMGFRDVFSYEENNNISEECLFTAFEELLKRLDTERKKEGKLIEKDLLARLKTINARVKEIEKRTPVTIKAYEQRLKERIKEITKEGLADEMRILQEIAIYMERIDISEEITRLKGHLKNFKDTLSVDDSIGRKLDFVIQEMVREVNTLGSKSNDFYINERVVQVKVEIEKMREQVQNVE; encoded by the coding sequence ATGATAAAGAGTATGACAGGTTTTTCAAAGATAGAGCAAGAGTTTCCCGAAGGCAGGTTTTATGGTGAGGCGCGATCCCTTAACAACCGTTATATGGAGATTAATCTAAGATTGCCTAAGACCGACAATGCATTTGAACAGAGACTCAGAGAGGTGGTGAAAAGGTATGTCAAAAGGGGTAAGGTAGATATCTCCATAAGGTGGGAGAGGCCGGAGAGCGACATTGCCAGCCTTAAGATCAATGAAAATGCGGTGCAACAATACCTCAATATGGCAAGATACCTAAAGGAGAGATTTTGTATATCCGGGGAACTAAAGATTGAAAATATCATGGGTTTTAGGGATGTATTCTCCTATGAGGAGAATAATAATATTTCCGAGGAATGTCTTTTTACCGCCTTTGAAGAACTTTTAAAAAGGCTGGATACAGAGAGGAAAAAAGAAGGTAAATTAATAGAAAAAGACCTCTTGGCAAGGCTAAAGACAATAAATGCAAGGGTGAAGGAGATAGAAAAGAGAACCCCTGTTACCATAAAGGCATACGAGCAAAGATTAAAGGAGAGGATCAAGGAAATTACAAAAGAGGGATTGGCAGATGAGATGCGTATCCTCCAGGAGATTGCCATCTACATGGAAAGGATAGACATATCAGAAGAGATTACCAGATTAAAAGGGCATCTAAAAAATTTTAAAGACACCTTATCTGTAGATGATTCTATAGGCAGAAAACTCGATTTTGTTATACAGGAGATGGTTAGGGAGGTAAACACCTTGGGGAGTAAATCCAATGATTTCTATATAAATGAGAGGGTAGTTCAGGTTAAGGTAGAGATAGAAAAGATGCGTGAACAGGTTCAGAATGTAGAGTAA
- a CDS encoding 4Fe-4S binding protein gives MIVKRNIIEIDENRCTGCGQCVLACAKGAIEIVDGKAKVIKESFCDGLGACIGECPEGALKIIEREADVFDPDEVEGHLKEKGKMEVFKHQTQEPQNKIDLLPCGCPSTHIQIFHDRQVSPSQDTCQEGKTPSELTHWPVQIRLVPPSAAFLKDAHLLIAADCTAFAYTDFHRDFLKGRICLIGCPKFDDTNAYIERLEEIFMKNSIKDITVLIMEVPCCSKLPVIVKEAINKAGKNIPLELAQIGASGNIMERKQL, from the coding sequence ATGATAGTAAAAAGAAATATCATAGAGATAGATGAAAATAGATGCACAGGCTGCGGCCAATGTGTTCTGGCGTGTGCAAAAGGTGCCATAGAGATAGTAGATGGAAAGGCAAAAGTAATAAAGGAGAGTTTCTGCGATGGGCTTGGCGCATGCATTGGTGAATGCCCAGAGGGAGCACTTAAAATCATCGAGCGTGAGGCAGATGTCTTTGATCCTGATGAAGTGGAGGGGCATTTAAAAGAAAAAGGTAAGATGGAGGTTTTTAAGCATCAAACTCAAGAGCCACAAAACAAGATTGACCTTCTGCCCTGCGGTTGTCCCTCTACCCATATACAGATCTTCCATGACAGGCAGGTTTCACCATCGCAAGACACATGCCAGGAAGGAAAAACTCCTTCAGAGCTTACCCATTGGCCTGTCCAAATAAGGCTTGTTCCTCCATCTGCGGCCTTCCTTAAAGATGCCCACCTCCTTATTGCTGCAGATTGCACGGCTTTTGCATATACTGATTTTCACAGGGATTTTCTAAAGGGCAGGATATGCTTGATAGGCTGTCCAAAATTCGACGACACAAATGCCTACATAGAGAGGTTAGAAGAAATATTTATGAAAAATAGCATAAAAGACATAACCGTTCTTATCATGGAGGTCCCGTGCTGCTCAAAACTCCCTGTTATAGTAAAAGAAGCTATAAACAAGGCAGGCAAAAACATACCCTTAGAGTTAGCCCAGATAGGTGCAAGTGGTAATATAATGGAGAGAAAACAATTGTGA
- a CDS encoding DUF4416 family protein yields MGEIRPPRPVMLFASIIYNSEAILQQAIDMLEERIEKISDKTMNMPFKHTDYYSEEMGLDLFRIFVLFDNLVERECLVETKLKTNAIEKVLSMGNKRQVNIDPGYISLENIILATTKNYTHRIYLGNGIYADLTLIYNKGTYRPLEWTYPDYGSSDIISIFNRWREYYKRKPI; encoded by the coding sequence ATGGGAGAGATAAGGCCACCCAGACCTGTTATGCTTTTTGCAAGTATAATCTATAATAGCGAAGCAATTCTCCAACAAGCCATAGATATGCTTGAGGAAAGGATAGAGAAGATATCTGATAAGACCATGAATATGCCTTTTAAACATACAGATTATTATTCAGAAGAGATGGGTCTTGATCTTTTTCGTATCTTTGTCCTCTTTGACAACCTCGTGGAAAGGGAATGCCTTGTGGAAACAAAATTAAAAACCAATGCCATAGAAAAGGTTCTATCCATGGGCAATAAAAGACAGGTTAATATTGACCCTGGCTATATATCACTGGAGAATATAATCCTTGCCACCACAAAAAATTACACCCACAGGATATACTTAGGCAATGGGATCTATGCAGACCTAACCCTTATATATAATAAAGGCACATATAGACCTCTTGAATGGACTTATCCTGATTACGGAAGTTCAGATATAATTTCCATCTTCAATAGATGGAGAGAATACTATAAAAGGAAACCCATATGA
- the dxs gene encoding 1-deoxy-D-xylulose-5-phosphate synthase has protein sequence MYLEKINLPNDLKGFTISELSHLSQEIRQLIIDTVSMTGGHLSSNLGVVELTIALHYVFNTPIDKIIWDVGHQCYTHKILTGRRDMFHTLRQDCGLCGFPSKQESEYDIFNTGHASNSISIAVGLAEAKKKKNESHKIITVIGDGSLTGGMAFEALNHAGHLKSDIIVILNDNEMSISKNIGALSSYLNRIMTGEFVTRTREEIKNMLKNIPALGDKVYKAAKHIEESIKGFVTPGILFEELGFQYFGPVDGHNLTYLIDTLKNVKKIKGPLLIHIVTKKGKGYTFAEYDPTRFHGISTFEVDTGNSKKAGSKTYTDIFGDTIIELAEMDDKIVAITAAMGLGTGLDRFSKIYPDRFYDIGIAEQHGVTFAAALALGGMKPFVAIYSTFLQRAYDQIILDVCLQELPIVFAVDRSGIVGQDGPTHHGAFDLSYFRHIPHMIIMSPKDENEFRHMLYSAYKYNRPVAVRYPRDDTQGVTMDDGFKEIPLGTWEVLRKGDDLAIIATGNTVYPALEAAQILQENQIECTVINGRFIKPMDIELLKDVVAKTKRIITVEENTIIGGFGSGVMEALSDEGIDVPVKRIGIPDMFLPHGSQKTLRKTIGIDAEGISRGILKWLKKE, from the coding sequence ATGTATCTTGAAAAAATTAATCTTCCAAATGATTTGAAAGGGTTTACCATATCTGAATTATCTCATCTTTCTCAGGAGATTAGACAACTAATAATCGATACTGTTTCAATGACAGGGGGTCACCTATCTTCAAACCTTGGTGTAGTAGAGCTTACCATTGCCCTACACTATGTTTTCAATACACCTATAGACAAGATTATATGGGATGTAGGTCATCAATGTTATACCCATAAGATATTGACAGGCAGAAGAGATATGTTCCATACCCTGAGGCAGGATTGTGGCTTATGTGGATTTCCATCTAAGCAGGAGAGCGAATACGATATTTTTAATACAGGCCATGCCAGTAATTCCATCTCCATTGCAGTAGGTCTTGCAGAGGCAAAAAAGAAAAAAAATGAGAGCCACAAGATAATCACCGTCATTGGCGATGGTTCTTTAACAGGGGGTATGGCATTTGAGGCACTAAATCATGCAGGCCATCTTAAAAGCGATATTATTGTCATACTTAATGATAATGAGATGTCCATATCTAAAAATATCGGTGCCCTTTCATCCTATCTAAACAGGATAATGACAGGTGAGTTCGTTACCAGGACCAGGGAGGAGATAAAAAACATGCTGAAAAATATCCCTGCCCTGGGAGACAAGGTATACAAGGCAGCAAAACACATAGAAGAGTCCATTAAAGGTTTTGTAACACCGGGAATACTTTTTGAGGAGCTGGGCTTCCAATACTTTGGTCCGGTAGATGGACACAATCTTACATACCTCATAGATACCCTAAAAAACGTAAAGAAAATAAAGGGTCCTCTTTTAATCCATATAGTTACAAAAAAAGGTAAGGGCTATACCTTTGCAGAGTATGACCCTACAAGATTTCATGGAATATCCACCTTTGAGGTAGATACAGGAAATTCAAAAAAAGCAGGCTCTAAGACATATACAGATATATTCGGGGACACCATTATAGAGCTTGCAGAGATGGATGATAAGATTGTGGCCATAACTGCTGCCATGGGTTTAGGGACAGGGCTTGATAGGTTCTCAAAGATCTATCCTGATAGATTTTATGACATTGGTATTGCTGAACAGCATGGTGTAACATTTGCCGCTGCCCTTGCCTTAGGGGGTATGAAGCCTTTTGTTGCCATCTATTCCACCTTTCTTCAGAGGGCATATGACCAGATTATCCTTGATGTGTGCCTTCAAGAGCTTCCTATTGTCTTTGCCGTGGATAGGAGTGGTATAGTAGGTCAGGATGGGCCAACCCATCATGGTGCGTTTGACCTATCCTATTTCCGCCATATTCCCCATATGATTATCATGAGTCCTAAGGATGAAAACGAGTTCAGACACATGCTTTATTCAGCGTATAAATACAATAGGCCTGTAGCAGTTCGGTATCCCAGGGATGATACACAGGGTGTTACCATGGATGATGGATTTAAGGAGATCCCCTTAGGCACTTGGGAGGTCTTAAGAAAAGGGGATGACCTGGCAATAATAGCAACAGGTAACACAGTATACCCTGCCCTGGAGGCAGCCCAGATACTTCAAGAAAATCAAATAGAATGCACAGTTATCAATGGAAGATTTATAAAACCCATGGATATAGAACTACTCAAAGATGTGGTAGCCAAGACCAAAAGGATAATTACTGTAGAGGAGAATACCATTATAGGTGGTTTTGGAAGTGGAGTTATGGAGGCTTTATCTGATGAGGGTATAGATGTGCCTGTTAAAAGGATAGGGATACCTGATATGTTTTTGCCTCATGGTTCACAGAAAACATTGAGAAAAACCATAGGTATAGATGCAGAGGGTATATCACGGGGTATTTTAAAGTGGTTAAAGAAAGAATAG
- the hcp gene encoding hydroxylamine reductase, translated as MFCYQCEQTAKGEGCTKVGVCGKQPDVAALQDLLVYTLFELSLYAVEGRKFGIIDSEVNVFTVEALFGTLTNVDFDPERFVDLILRSVALRDRLKEKVKAAGASTEEIDRLANFKPENSLRGLVKQGESKELIHNGDGKKDIRSLQHTLLFGVKGVAAYAYHSQILGKEDDAIYSFIHEALSAILKDELNLNGWLSMVLKCGEINLKTMELLDAANTEIYGHPVPTAVPLGAKKGKAILVSGHDLKDLEELLKQTEGKDIYVYTHGEMLPAHGYPGLKKYTHLYGHYGTAWQNQHKEFAAFPGAILMTTNCIQKPQDSYKDNIFTSGTVGWPNVRHIVGYDFSPVIERALALPGFERDIEGKTVMVGFARNTILSVADKVIEAVKNKAIRHFFLVAGCDGAKPGRNYYTEFVEKVPKDSVVLTLACGKFRFFDKDLGNIGGIPRLLDVGQCNDAYSAIQVAIALAKAFNVGVNDLPLSLVLSWYEQKAVAILLTLLYLGIKDIRLGPSLPAFITPAILDVLVKNFGIKPITTPDEDLKTILG; from the coding sequence ATGTTTTGTTATCAATGTGAGCAAACAGCAAAAGGTGAAGGATGCACCAAAGTGGGGGTATGTGGTAAACAACCCGATGTGGCAGCATTACAAGATCTTCTTGTCTATACACTCTTTGAGCTTTCTCTCTATGCAGTGGAGGGCAGAAAGTTTGGCATTATAGACAGTGAGGTTAATGTATTTACAGTAGAGGCCCTATTCGGAACGCTTACCAATGTAGATTTTGATCCGGAAAGATTTGTCGACCTTATCTTGAGATCCGTTGCCTTAAGGGACAGACTAAAGGAAAAGGTTAAGGCGGCAGGTGCAAGCACTGAGGAGATTGATAGGTTAGCAAACTTTAAACCGGAAAATTCACTAAGAGGACTTGTTAAACAGGGGGAATCAAAGGAGCTCATCCATAATGGCGATGGAAAAAAAGATATCCGTTCCCTTCAACACACACTTTTATTTGGTGTTAAGGGTGTAGCAGCCTATGCATATCATTCCCAGATATTAGGTAAAGAAGATGATGCAATTTATTCATTTATACATGAAGCCCTATCTGCCATTCTCAAAGATGAACTCAATCTGAACGGATGGCTGTCCATGGTTCTAAAATGTGGTGAGATAAACCTAAAAACCATGGAATTGCTCGATGCAGCCAATACTGAAATATACGGACACCCTGTGCCTACAGCAGTTCCACTGGGTGCAAAAAAAGGCAAGGCAATACTTGTATCAGGACATGACTTAAAAGACCTGGAAGAACTTCTTAAACAGACAGAAGGCAAAGACATTTATGTGTATACCCATGGTGAGATGCTACCTGCCCATGGTTATCCAGGACTTAAAAAATACACCCATCTATATGGACACTACGGGACTGCATGGCAGAACCAGCATAAAGAGTTTGCAGCATTTCCCGGCGCCATACTTATGACCACCAACTGCATACAGAAACCACAGGATTCATATAAGGATAATATTTTCACATCAGGGACTGTGGGATGGCCTAATGTTCGCCATATAGTGGGTTATGATTTTTCACCTGTTATAGAGAGGGCGCTGGCACTGCCCGGTTTTGAAAGGGATATAGAAGGCAAGACAGTCATGGTAGGATTTGCAAGGAATACCATACTCAGTGTGGCAGACAAAGTCATAGAGGCTGTAAAGAATAAAGCCATTCGTCACTTTTTCCTAGTAGCAGGCTGCGATGGAGCAAAACCTGGAAGAAACTATTACACCGAATTTGTGGAAAAGGTGCCAAAAGACTCTGTGGTATTGACACTTGCCTGCGGTAAATTCCGATTCTTCGATAAAGATTTAGGCAATATAGGCGGTATACCCAGACTACTCGATGTGGGTCAGTGTAACGATGCCTATTCTGCCATCCAGGTAGCAATAGCCCTGGCAAAGGCCTTTAATGTAGGCGTAAATGACCTGCCTTTATCCCTTGTACTTTCATGGTATGAACAAAAGGCAGTGGCAATACTACTTACACTCCTGTATCTGGGTATCAAAGATATAAGACTAGGGCCGTCATTGCCTGCCTTTATCACACCGGCCATACTGGATGTGTTGGTAAAAAATTTTGGCATTAAACCTATAACTACTCCTGATGAGGATCTAAAGACAATACTGGGTTAA
- the rpoZ gene encoding DNA-directed RNA polymerase subunit omega gives MARVTVEDCMDKVENRFELVHLCAKRAKQLVKGQTPLVHTTNREIVTALREIADNLVYFKKKTTLEKKDAPYQISNFAP, from the coding sequence ATGGCAAGGGTTACTGTTGAAGATTGTATGGACAAGGTAGAAAACAGATTCGAGCTTGTCCATCTCTGTGCAAAAAGGGCGAAACAGCTTGTTAAAGGACAAACTCCATTGGTCCACACCACCAATAGAGAGATTGTAACTGCCCTGCGAGAGATAGCAGATAACCTGGTATATTTTAAAAAGAAAACCACCCTTGAAAAAAAGGATGCACCATATCAAATATCCAACTTTGCCCCATAG
- a CDS encoding Crp/Fnr family transcriptional regulator, whose amino-acid sequence MDYKDSLRYIPLFKGMPEKQMDDLTRITVKRSFLKNQTIFSEGDDAEGFYILTSGRVKIFKLSREGKEQILHIVEPFEPFGEVPAFSGRRFPAHAEAMEDSIVLLFPITAYIELIKKDPSIALNMLALLSLRLRQFSKLVEDLSLKEIPQRLAAYILLLSDKEKKDEIELNINKKQLASLLGTIPETMSRILNRMQTDNFIEVQGKRIRLMDKKALEDLAYGAKLDI is encoded by the coding sequence ATGGACTATAAGGATTCCTTACGATATATACCTCTTTTCAAGGGCATGCCGGAGAAACAGATGGATGATCTGACAAGGATTACTGTTAAACGTTCTTTTTTGAAAAACCAGACCATTTTTTCAGAGGGTGATGATGCCGAGGGATTTTATATCCTTACCTCAGGGAGGGTGAAGATATTCAAACTTTCAAGGGAGGGTAAGGAGCAGATACTCCACATTGTCGAACCATTTGAGCCGTTTGGTGAGGTGCCTGCCTTTTCAGGCAGAAGGTTTCCTGCCCATGCAGAGGCAATGGAAGATAGTATTGTCCTCTTGTTTCCTATCACTGCCTATATAGAGCTTATAAAGAAAGACCCCTCTATTGCACTGAATATGCTTGCGCTTTTATCGCTCCGGTTAAGACAGTTTTCAAAACTTGTGGAAGATCTTTCCCTGAAAGAGATTCCCCAGAGGCTTGCAGCATATATACTCCTTTTAAGTGACAAGGAAAAGAAAGATGAGATAGAATTGAATATAAATAAGAAGCAACTTGCAAGTCTATTAGGGACTATACCTGAAACCATGTCGAGGATTTTAAACAGGATGCAGACAGATAATTTTATAGAGGTTCAGGGCAAAAGGATAAGGCTTATGGATAAAAAGGCATTAGAAGACCTTGCCTATGGGGCAAAGTTGGATATTTGA
- a CDS encoding TlyA family RNA methyltransferase: MVKERIDVVLAKRGMAESREKAKILVMAGEVFIENKRILKSDLKVPFDAKIEIKADPIGYVSYGGVKLEKALKESRIDIKGKKALDIGSSTGGFTDCLIKHGVAYVYALDVGTNQLHERLRQNKNVIVKEGINARYLTFEDIGEKVDIITIDVSFISLKKILPAALPLLSDNGIIISLVKPQFEVGRYKVGKGGIVKDEKKIEEVIEEIKRFGSDMGIKPKEVIEAPKDRQKKNREFFIVWER, encoded by the coding sequence GTGGTTAAAGAAAGAATAGATGTAGTCCTTGCAAAAAGGGGTATGGCTGAATCAAGAGAAAAGGCAAAGATACTCGTTATGGCAGGCGAGGTCTTTATAGAAAATAAGAGGATTTTAAAATCAGACTTAAAGGTTCCTTTTGATGCAAAGATCGAGATAAAGGCAGACCCTATTGGCTATGTGAGCTACGGCGGGGTAAAGCTGGAAAAGGCCTTAAAAGAATCAAGAATAGATATAAAAGGCAAAAAGGCATTGGATATAGGCTCATCTACAGGCGGTTTTACAGATTGTCTTATAAAACATGGGGTAGCCTATGTGTATGCCTTAGATGTAGGGACAAATCAACTCCATGAAAGATTAAGACAAAATAAAAATGTCATTGTTAAAGAAGGAATAAATGCAAGGTATCTGACCTTTGAAGACATAGGTGAAAAGGTTGATATTATCACCATAGATGTCTCTTTTATATCCTTAAAAAAGATCCTCCCGGCAGCACTCCCTCTTTTGAGTGACAACGGTATAATTATATCTCTTGTGAAACCTCAATTCGAGGTGGGTAGATACAAGGTCGGAAAGGGTGGGATTGTAAAAGATGAGAAAAAGATAGAAGAAGTCATAGAAGAGATAAAAAGATTCGGTTCAGATATGGGTATTAAACCAAAAGAGGTGATTGAGGCACCAAAAGATAGACAGAAAAAGAACAGGGAGTTTTTTATTGTATGGGAGAGATAA
- a CDS encoding flavocytochrome c, giving the protein MYLENIKVRVNGEKEQELKVFIHEVSEHIREYKELLSLDLFRNTTVPSDFIIQLHWKEKIDLKQGSPLAYYILEGLQKIGLTNYTIWAEEVIAKDNSMQDYRALNDEKSGCLINKTKEVLSMEKKEDDKIKTNKVTRRGFLKAGVTAGVMAAATGLALDLSKKDAEAAERKLPKKWDEEIDVVIVGSGFAGLAAAAEAGKKGAKVVILEKMPTYGGNSIINGGVYAAWDSKLHLRQKKNLGEDSPKQHFDDTLKGGDYYNIPELVKNFTAGSADALNWMIDEGGCKLRDAITRAGGHSAYRTHTVVEGVGRGFTEALRKIAEKYGAKIRLSNEITWIWRKDTEGPVLGVEVKTPKGKRNIKIKKALILASGGFSRDIKMRQAFNPSIVPEYNSTNHPGATGECIRFAQAIGADTLQLAFIQLYPFAEPETGILDNPAVYPFNGVGYGLIYVDKDGKRFVNELERRDVCSMAQIKLGKKPTYSIFNEEMVVKMGGTMEEIQKGMAKGRFIKADTIEDLANKLKIPAQNLVETVKKYNQYLKDGKDPDFNKPITKAMIPLDKGPFYAVAQWPAVHHTMGGVRINEKAQVIDIWGKVIPKLYAAGEVTGGVHGSNRLGSNAIPDCVVHGRIAGINAGQEKA; this is encoded by the coding sequence ATGTATCTTGAAAACATAAAGGTCAGGGTCAATGGAGAAAAAGAACAGGAATTAAAGGTATTTATCCATGAAGTTTCAGAGCATATAAGAGAATACAAAGAACTATTAAGTTTAGATCTTTTCAGGAATACTACAGTCCCTTCAGATTTTATCATACAGTTACACTGGAAAGAAAAGATTGATCTAAAACAAGGAAGCCCCTTGGCATACTATATACTGGAGGGTTTACAGAAGATAGGGCTCACAAATTATACCATATGGGCTGAAGAGGTGATAGCCAAAGATAATAGCATGCAAGATTATAGGGCTTTAAACGATGAAAAATCAGGATGCTTAATAAATAAAACAAAGGAGGTATTGTCTATGGAAAAGAAAGAGGATGATAAGATTAAAACAAACAAGGTTACACGAAGAGGTTTTTTAAAGGCAGGTGTAACCGCAGGGGTAATGGCAGCAGCAACAGGCCTTGCCCTTGACCTATCAAAAAAGGATGCTGAGGCAGCAGAAAGAAAGCTTCCAAAGAAGTGGGATGAGGAGATAGATGTAGTTATTGTTGGCTCAGGTTTTGCAGGCCTTGCCGCTGCTGCTGAAGCAGGGAAAAAGGGTGCAAAGGTTGTTATACTGGAAAAGATGCCCACATATGGTGGTAATTCTATAATTAATGGTGGTGTTTACGCAGCATGGGACAGTAAGCTACATCTCAGACAGAAAAAGAACCTCGGCGAAGACAGCCCAAAACAACACTTCGATGATACATTAAAAGGCGGTGACTATTATAATATACCTGAACTTGTAAAAAACTTCACGGCTGGATCTGCCGATGCCCTTAACTGGATGATCGATGAAGGAGGCTGCAAGCTACGTGATGCAATTACAAGGGCTGGAGGTCATAGTGCCTACAGAACTCATACAGTAGTAGAAGGTGTAGGCAGGGGATTTACAGAAGCCTTGAGAAAGATTGCTGAGAAATATGGGGCAAAGATAAGGCTAAGCAATGAAATCACATGGATATGGAGAAAGGATACAGAAGGACCTGTCCTTGGTGTTGAGGTCAAGACCCCTAAAGGTAAAAGAAATATAAAAATAAAAAAGGCATTGATACTTGCATCAGGTGGTTTCAGTAGGGATATCAAGATGCGCCAGGCATTCAATCCATCCATAGTCCCTGAATATAATAGCACCAACCATCCAGGTGCAACAGGGGAGTGTATAAGATTTGCCCAGGCAATAGGCGCAGATACATTACAGCTTGCCTTTATTCAATTATATCCCTTTGCAGAACCCGAAACAGGGATCCTTGATAATCCTGCTGTCTATCCTTTTAACGGTGTTGGCTACGGTCTCATCTATGTAGATAAGGATGGTAAGAGATTTGTAAACGAACTTGAAAGAAGGGATGTCTGTTCCATGGCTCAGATTAAGCTGGGCAAAAAGCCTACCTATTCCATATTTAATGAGGAGATGGTGGTAAAGATGGGTGGCACCATGGAGGAGATTCAAAAGGGTATGGCTAAGGGTCGTTTTATAAAGGCAGATACCATAGAAGATCTTGCTAATAAACTAAAGATACCTGCCCAGAATCTTGTAGAGACAGTTAAAAAGTATAATCAGTATCTTAAAGATGGGAAAGACCCTGATTTCAATAAGCCCATAACTAAGGCGATGATACCATTAGATAAGGGCCCGTTCTATGCTGTAGCCCAGTGGCCTGCAGTCCATCATACCATGGGTGGAGTCAGGATCAATGAAAAGGCACAGGTGATTGACATTTGGGGCAAGGTGATACCAAAACTTTATGCAGCAGGCGAGGTAACAGGCGGTGTCCATGGTTCAAACCGGCTTGGTAGTAATGCAATACCAGACTGTGTGGTCCATGGCCGTATTGCAGGGATTAATGCAGGACAGGAAAAGGCATAA
- the gmk gene encoding guanylate kinase translates to MKKGRLIVVSGPSGAGKSTFIERFLKEDKKCTFSVSYTTREKREKEVDGREYFFVDRETFMDMVKNNEFLEWETVHENLYGTPKRNILENLEKGVDIFLDIDVKGALNIKKAYPEACLIFIEPPSREALKQRLVIRGEKEIELRLKRYDEEIEKKPIFDYTIINDNLEKAYKDFKKTIGHIRGHKYGKGYC, encoded by the coding sequence ATGAAAAAGGGCAGGCTCATTGTTGTTTCAGGCCCTTCAGGGGCCGGTAAAAGCACGTTTATTGAACGTTTTCTTAAAGAGGATAAAAAATGCACATTTTCTGTATCGTATACCACAAGGGAGAAAAGGGAAAAAGAAGTAGATGGCAGGGAATATTTCTTTGTGGATAGGGAGACCTTTATGGATATGGTAAAAAACAATGAATTCCTGGAATGGGAGACCGTCCATGAAAACCTTTACGGTACACCGAAAAGGAATATCCTGGAAAACCTTGAAAAGGGTGTTGATATATTCTTGGATATAGATGTTAAAGGGGCATTAAATATAAAAAAGGCCTATCCTGAAGCATGTCTTATTTTTATAGAACCTCCATCAAGAGAGGCACTAAAACAAAGACTTGTCATAAGGGGTGAGAAAGAGATTGAGTTAAGATTAAAAAGATATGATGAAGAGATTGAAAAAAAACCCATCTTCGATTATACTATTATAAATGACAACCTTGAAAAGGCATATAAAGATTTCAAAAAAACTATAGGGCATATAAGGGGGCATAAATATGGCAAGGGTTACTGTTGA